The following is a genomic window from Benincasa hispida cultivar B227 chromosome 7, ASM972705v1, whole genome shotgun sequence.
GTTATACTAAAAGtaagaaagtttgaatttaagCTCTACACTTGAAGTAGAAGTTCTAAACCCTCTATACTTCTTTATTGTACTAAAAGTAAGAAGGCTCGAGTTTAGGTTCTATAGAGAAAAGAATACTTCGACCCATTATCTGAAATATATTTGCAACGAAACGAAACCAACCAAACCTATAAATCAAACAACCTCTCAATAATACTACTTTGACtgaacaaaaaccaaaattgagTTGAAAACCGACCTGAAAAAATCTAGCTGAAGCAAGCATATGATTACTCATTCAGTTGGATGATCCCATTCCTAACAAGCTGTTGGATGGAATCTAAAGAGAAGGATTCCCTGGCCTTTACATCTCAAAAGAATATGTTCTAATGCATAACTTTTAAACCACCAAGGGTCTTGTTTAAGCAGAAAAGTTAAAAGAGTAATGAAAGTATATAGATCCCTTTTGCACAAGAAAATCTAAAAGAAGAATGCAGAGCTATTGGAAACATTGTCTTTCTTATTAATATACTAAAGTGAAAATGATACATATTCATCTTATATCAGCCccaaaatggagaaaaaaattaacaaatataatataatacaatGAAAAGAATACAAAGATATATTACTGATCTGATCATCAGATAGATTGTTACTGATCTGTCTGAAGATTGATCGACCCCATACCGAAACTTGAGGGCATTTTTTGACGTAGAATTGCCTCTAGAACAATTCTCTTTTTACTACTACCTTTAAACTTTAGTTTCTGTAATCAAATATTGAATGAAATGTGAAGAACTTGATATTGTTAGCATAATGAAGAGAGATTTTGGCAAGTGTTGCTTATGCAACTATCTGCTCCTGCTCTGCATACAACTGCTGCTCCATCCAGGACGGGAGCATCTCATTGATTTCTCTTTTGAGGTTGTATGGACGCTTCTCGGCACCGAACAGCCCGAAGCTTTCAGAGGGCACATCTTTGACCAAGGAGTTAACCCAAGAGACATCAGGTTCCTCTACTGGTGGGGTGAACGTGGGAGTTCCCATGCCATTGTTTCGGATCCCAAAGGAAGCAGATTTTTTGAGTTTGTTGAGATCGTTGCCATGTATTCCCCAGTCTAGTTTTCCGTCGGGTGAGTTCCAATCTGAGAGATGGGAAGACATTGTAGCTGCAGAATTTGCAGCTCCAGTGTACCCGGGAAGACGGGACACTGCAGCTCGATCGATGAAACTCTGGCTTCGTTTTGCAAAGGCTGCAGACCTTGAGTTCATCACTGCAGCTGCCACTGCACTTGATGAGTCAAAGCCAAAAGAGGAGGGTTTCTTTACAGGTGAGGATGATAGGTTAGTTGGGTAACTTGCCCGGAGTTGGTTTATGTTTTGGCGCATCTGCAGCCCAGTCGGAGATTGAACTTGAGCTGAGATTGGCGTTTTAAGTGAAGCGCCTTGCAACTGAGACAATAAGGAAGAATCTAATGATCCAAACAAGTCATCGAGGTTTGCTGGCTTCAACTCTGTACTCCTGCTTACATCTGCACTCCAGTAAGAAGGAGAGGAGAGTCGGGTTATCTCGTCAATCAACTGTTGTTGATGTTGTAATTGGCTCGCGTTCTTTTCTAACCCGAGCAATTCCATATCTAAATCCAAATCTCTTGCACTCAAGGTGGCCTTTAATCGACTACCAGGGAGCTGCAGAGCAGGAGGGGTAAGGTTAATCTTGTTCTGCCACAAGTTCCCATTTTTAGGGGAAGACACTGATGCCAAGGGAGACATAGGAGGTGTCGAGGTAGTTGGCAACGACAACGATGATGAACCAAGAGCCAATGGGCTCATGGTAGACATATCTGCGGCACTGCTCGAAAGAGACCTAGGTGAGGGCATGCCTGAGCCTGTTGATGCATATACAGGGCGCAACTCATCAGGTTTGTGAGCAAAGAAACAGACTTTCCTTGTGCAGCCAGTCTCATCCTTACAAAGCCGGGTTCGGTATTGAGCAGGGTGGAGCCAAGACTCAAAAACACCATGTGCATACTCACAGGAATCTCCCTTAGGACAAGCCCCCTTCCGGAATTCAGGGCATGGAACACAACTATATGGGTACTTCCTGGGGTCTCTACGCCTAGCGTTCTCACCAGGATGAACAAAAGGGCACTCAGTCCAATCGTGTGAATATGCCCTGGAACAAGGCTTCACTTTGAAAGTATACATCCTGAAATCATCGGTACCGTATATCCCGCTGTTGATGTCGGGCAGCGATACATCAACTGGATACTCTTTCTTGTCACTTCCTTCTTTTGTAGACTGGGAAGCTGTGATCTTTTGCTGGTCTTCTTCAAGGTAAAGACTCAGATCACCTTCCCCAGCCATACCATCTCCTCTCAACAACATCTCCATAGCCTTTCTTCCTGAATTGAACACCATCCTGCAAGCTGAAACAATCAAATCAACAGGTTTTCTCCCGTACGCGTCGACACAATCGACATCAGCAGATCCGTCGAGCAAGAGCTTGATGGTCTCAAGGGAAGAACAAGAGCCACCAGCAGTGGCACAGTGAAGGGCAGTGGTCAAGTCTGAACCACAAGCCCTGTTGACATCAACCTTGCCTGTCTCAATTAAGTACTTCACAACCTTGGAGCTTCCAAACATGGCAGCAATCATCAGTGGAGTTCTTTCTTCAAAACCCATCTTCTTTGACCCAATTCCTCTTCCATACCAGCAGCTTGGCTCATCAACATCCAAATCCTTTTCTTCAACCTCTCTCTTGAACCCTTCTACATCATCAGAGGCTGATAGTTCAAGCAAGATTGAATTCGCAGAGAATAAAGCTCCATCACTAAGCTTCAGAAACCTAGCTTCCATGGCGGAATTCGAGGAAGCAACTTTATTCTTAGAGCCACTGCACATATCCAGCTCCTGAAAGATTTCAACCACAATAATCAGAAACATATACAAATCAAACGTTTAAAAGATGGGTTTCTAAGCAAAAATCGTTTCCTAAACGCAATCgatctttatttcaaaaaatttcaTCCACCGACATGACTTTCTAAACAACTTCTAGAGAGACccaaaagaagaacaaacatgaaaaaaaacaCTCAAACCACCCAAATCCACCAACAGAAACTCAAAAATTAACACAACCCCAGATCGATTCAAGCCAAACCCATGTGAGAAGACacaaagaaaaagcaaaaacaTATGGATTCAACAGGAGTAGAACATAAACATGAAAAAATCGAAAGAACGTTCCTACCTGGAAATAAATTGAAGGAAGAAACAGGTTCAATGATTGAAAAGACTCGTCGACAAAGAGAGAAATCGAGAAGGCCTCGATTGGAGGGTGAATTTGAGATGCTAAGAATGGAAGAAATGGGGGTTTTATTCAGCTGATTTAagggtaaaaagaaagaaaggggcAAGAAGGTGCGACTATTCTTCGTAGCGGCTTCACAGTCAAAGTCAAAGCAGAGTGAAAGGCAAAGGAAGGGAAAAGGCCCCACTTTTCGCTACCCAAATTCGACCCAAATCGCGGTTGCTTCGTCATGGCAAAGAAATCCAAATGAAACccaaatgaaattcaaaatgaaGATGAAATTTAGAAagcaaaatatgatttttttctctcttttgtggGAGATGAAAGAGATTCGTTGACGCGTCGAGAGTGTTGTGGATCAGTCATTTGGGTGGGTGACAGAATATATCCGACTCAGTCTTCCACTCATCGGATTTTGTCTTTTTTCTGGTGTGAATTCAATTTTATGTAATTAAGAAACCACGTTTCTAAAGTAGGATGGTTGTTGTAATtatatcttcaattttttttaaaactcaaatattGAATGTAATATCTCGAGTTTAAGAATAATATATGAATTAATTGAGATTACATTCAAATAAAAGAGATCTTGAGAATATAAAAGTATAATTAAGAAAACTAAAAGTTATTATCCATACCAataagatacatttttttcgattgttcaatcataagaactcacAAGGAACACATAATCAGATTGCAGAAAAATGTCGGGACCATTAAGTACCCAATCTAGATTTTGAATGTTGGAATTGAGGTGTTACCATCAAACTTATTTAAGTGTTACAATTGGACTTTTAAACTTATAATAGTTGcagaaattaattcttcaaatgataaaaattgaactctTAAACTTATACAATAATCACAATTTCTACAATTGTGTAAATTTGGGAATCTAACTTTAACACTTGTATACACTTGAGGACTAAATTTTTATAGTTGAAAGTTTATGTGGTATAATTACAACCACCACCATATTTTAATGATGGTTTTTACAATTTActcaaaaattattttgtaattaggAATCGAGCATCTAAGTTAATAACATAAATTTAGAGCTAAACTTTTAATAACTAAAACTAGTTGTGTTAGGATGAACTTtaagtattttttatgtatttttctcAGTGGAGAAGACTGGTGTAACATTGTTTGACCAGAGAAAGCAATTCCCTAcgtgttcttaaaaaattagGAGCCTTCTCTTCTTATGGGGATTAGAGCACTAACACGATATTTCTTTAACAtgtttaaatgtttatttttttttcaactacGATATAAACATggaataatttaataataataatataaaggctttttgacatttaatttttgtttttgacgTTTATATATTCTTTCCAAAGTTTCAATATTATTATTGTCAAAACTACTATtagaatagattttttttaaaaaaattagataaaaattaaaatttgaaacaaaTGTGGGGTGTTTGAGTCTTAATTATTGTTATAGCTATTGTTGTATCGATTTAAGAATGGTATTGAAAACTTTTAAAGAATATAGGcatctttaaagaaaaaaagttagTGTGTAGGTAAATCCATAAAAAACAAAAGGGTGTATAGGCATTGTTCTATAAACATTTTGCTTctcaattttcaaacttttagaACTGTTTGAATTGTTGAGTTGGTTATGTAGTCTATgagtttataataatttgtatttaaagTGTAGACTATTTTAGTCTGAATATAAAATAgtgaatataaaatagtaaataatgtaATAAAGATGGAGAGATGATAGGTAAGAAATAGCAAACAATTTAACAAATGGGGATTTCAAATAGGATTACTGTAGTTAATTGTGAGTTGTAATAGTTGAAAACATCATCTATCATAATTATAGGCCCAAACACTGAGTGAACTATAATAACTCACTTGGCTCAATTGAAGTTGGAAGCCCAAACAGCCCCTTAATTCATGTTATTGAtatcattaataaaataacatgttaattaaataaatatttgagtcGAGATTCGCCTTGCACCAATTTAGTTATGACAATGGTTGGACTCTATGTAAAGGATATACTTTAACCTAAGTTAGTCCCTTGCCCAATTTGAGGGTTGACTCGATGTCTTGTCCTCTCAAAAGACAACCTACTATCCTAGGCCaattaaaagtaaataatatgtaaaaaaaatttagataaaaataaaacaactcaTGCTATTGCAGTTTTGACATGCCGATTTGACTGAGTTCATATGTCATTAATCATGTCACCTCCACTCGTCATCTTCAATAAAAAGCTATGTAGAAGACAAATGTGCTACATGGGTGACGAGACTTTGGTTAAATGACTAAAAAGTATGTGAGTTACGTTGGTGCAAAAATCTATTGAGAAAATGTTGATTAGGTGCAAGGTGCAAGTACAAATTACCTAAGTACAAGTAACtaatgaaaattatttcaattatcgTAACGCAAGagactttttcaaaatttagtaaTCAAAGAATTACTTGGATAATGATTTGTGCAAGTAAGACAACCATGAAAAACATGAAacttaatcaaatttcaatccTAAGAACATTAGTTAGGATTTTCCACTGCATTTTACCTTATGTTATGAATCAAAATGGTCTCCTATTCAACTTTGATTCATGTACGTTTAAGGAGCATTTGATGTGTGATAAAAgcagagagttgagttgagttgagtaggtaattattatctggagagttaaattGTCTGTATTTGTTGTGGAAAgtcgagttgagttggtaattattgtctgtgtttggtGTGCAGAGTTGAGATGAGTTGAGTTTGGAAGTAATTCTTTTTGTAAATGAgattaattctttttatttttatttttttgttttgctttgctattattgattaattttcaactatactCCTATTTTCTCAActattttatgacataaatTGGAAAATCTCAATTTGTGATTTATGTCAAGATAGGTAGATCCATGGATTACGACCAATGAAAACGGCATAGAATTTGTGTTTTCTCATTtacctatattttcaaaataggagCAGTCAATATTAGTGATCAACATTGAAATGAATGGCTTTTTGGGAGTTAGGATGCAGAGATTATAATTGTTATGGTATAAGAGTTCTCATGCAGTCCTTTACTacctataaaaaaataaattgtgcAACTAGATATTCTAGTTGACAAATTATAAGTGTCTCTACATAATTGTGAAACAAGTCTACATAAGTATTATAATAGTTAGATCTTTGGATAtatctaaaatttattataatagtCTACAATTTAAGCATAATCTAATGTTGGTTTGTAATGATAGTTTTGGGACTTCCTTAATAACAT
Proteins encoded in this region:
- the LOC120081351 gene encoding zinc finger CCCH domain-containing protein 29, producing MCSGSKNKVASSNSAMEARFLKLSDGALFSANSILLELSASDDVEGFKREVEEKDLDVDEPSCWYGRGIGSKKMGFEERTPLMIAAMFGSSKVVKYLIETGKVDVNRACGSDLTTALHCATAGGSCSSLETIKLLLDGSADVDCVDAYGRKPVDLIVSACRMVFNSGRKAMEMLLRGDGMAGEGDLSLYLEEDQQKITASQSTKEGSDKKEYPVDVSLPDINSGIYGTDDFRMYTFKVKPCSRAYSHDWTECPFVHPGENARRRDPRKYPYSCVPCPEFRKGACPKGDSCEYAHGVFESWLHPAQYRTRLCKDETGCTRKVCFFAHKPDELRPVYASTGSGMPSPRSLSSSAADMSTMSPLALGSSSLSLPTTSTPPMSPLASVSSPKNGNLWQNKINLTPPALQLPGSRLKATLSARDLDLDMELLGLEKNASQLQHQQQLIDEITRLSSPSYWSADVSRSTELKPANLDDLFGSLDSSLLSQLQGASLKTPISAQVQSPTGLQMRQNINQLRASYPTNLSSSPVKKPSSFGFDSSSAVAAAVMNSRSAAFAKRSQSFIDRAAVSRLPGYTGAANSAATMSSHLSDWNSPDGKLDWGIHGNDLNKLKKSASFGIRNNGMGTPTFTPPVEEPDVSWVNSLVKDVPSESFGLFGAEKRPYNLKREINEMLPSWMEQQLYAEQEQIVA